A genomic region of Elaeis guineensis isolate ETL-2024a chromosome 9, EG11, whole genome shotgun sequence contains the following coding sequences:
- the LOC105035324 gene encoding LOW QUALITY PROTEIN: chloroplast envelope quinone oxidoreductase homolog (The sequence of the model RefSeq protein was modified relative to this genomic sequence to represent the inferred CDS: inserted 3 bases in 3 codons; added 43 bases not found in genome assembly), which yields MVRPFLPPKFPFTPVTDVAGEIIEIGSGVKNLKVGDKVVCMLGYWNGGGLAEYAVVPASLTINRPPAISAAEAAGLPVAAATALSALXTIETEFDGTSKXANILITAASGGVGLYAVQLAKLANHHVTATCGAQNVELVKSLGADEVLDYKTPEGASLKSPSGRKYELVVHCAVDINWSTFEPNLSANGKVIDLTPGLRTILRSAVKKLTFSKKQLVPLVVPXGNKDLKFLVELVKEGKLKTIVDSRHPLSKAEEAWAKSMDGHATGKVIVEM from the exons TAACTGATGTGGCGGGGGAGATTATTGAAATTGGTTCTGGAGTCAAGAACTTGAAAGTAGGAGACAAAGTTGTGTGCATGCTTGGTTATTGG AATGGAGGTGGACTTGCTGAGTATGCCGTTGTGCCAGCAAGCCTGACAATCAATAGGCCTCCTGCAATTTCAGCAGCTGAAGCTGCAGGCCTACCTGTAGCTGCTGCCACTGCTCTTTCGGCAC AAACCATAGAGACCGAGTTTGACGGCACCAGCA CTGCTAATATCCTGATCACTGCTGCTTCTGGTGGTGTAGGGCTGTATGCAGTTCAGCTTGCCAAGCTAGCAAATCATCATGTGACTGCTACATGCGGAGCGCAGAATGTAGAACTTGTGAAAAGCTTGGGTGCTGATGAGGTGTTGGACTACAAAACCCCAGAAGGTGCgagtttgaagagtccttctggtcGGAAATATGAGTTGGTTGTGCATTGCGCTGTTGATATTAATTGGTCTACTTTTGAGCCAAATCTGAGTGCTAATGGAAAGGTTATAGATTTAACTCCCGGCCTCAGGACCATACTCAGATCTGCAGTGAAGAAATTGACCTTTTCCAAGAAGCAGTTGGTGCCACTGGTAGTGC GCGGGAATAAGGATCTGAAATTTTTGGTTGAGCTGGTGAAGGAAGGTAAACTTAAGACAATAGTGGACTCGAGGCATCCATTGAGCAAGGCAGAGGAGGCTTGGGCTAAGAGCATGGATGGTCATGCTACAGGGAAAGTCATTGTTGAGATGTGA